ATGAGGCGCGTGTTAAATTCCCGTTCGTCCGGCTCTAGAACCACCACCCCTTGCACCTCTACGCGTTGCTCTATCAAGGTGTCCAAAAGCGGATCCCCTCGCCCACGGTCGGCAATATCAAATCGCAACATCCCGACCCCTGCCGCAAGGATACCTATTGCTACCGCGCCCATAAAAACCGAACCTTTGTGGGAAACGAAGCGAACATATAAAAACAGCGCGACCGAAAGGAACACCGCAAAGAGAGCGAATGCGACACCAAGGTCAAAAAACGAGCGGAAGGCGATCCCGCTCGTAAAGCCTGCTATGAAAATAAAAAACACGGAGTGGAGTGCCATGTCTATTCGCCACCGTCCATCGCAACGTTTGCCAATTGGTCGGCATCTTGGTTTTTTTCGCGCGGCACGTGCGTGAATTTCAGTTTCGGCAGGTCTTTTACCTGCATATTCCAAATCTTGATGAAGTGCGGGAAAAGCGACTCCTCTCGTATCTGATACTCGCCGCTTAATTGTTTTTTAACCAACTCGCTATCCATTCTGACCTCAATATCCATGTCTTTGACATTCTTGCCGAACATTTTTTTTATTTCGTGTAAGCCGAGGATCACCGCTTCGTATTCGGCAAAATTGTTCGTTTGAACGCCGAGAAACTTTGAGACGCCTTTGAGTTTCTTGCCTTCGCTGTCGGTGATATAAGCGCCGGCGCCGGCAGGACCGGGGTTCCCCCGTGAACCGCCGTCCGTATAGATGATTATTTTTCGCTTGGTCATATCACCACTATATCAGTATTTTTCAAAAATAAAACCCGCCCTGATTACATCGGGGCGGGGGAAACAACTAGTCCTGATTGAGATATTTGATAACCATGGCCCGCTCCTCGGGAGTAAAAAGGTCGCCCCATTTGCAGAGTACGTCTGTCGCAAATACTCTGAGTGCGTCTCCTTTGATGTCCACGAATCGTGTTGCCGTCTTATCGGGCAATCTGTTGGGCAGACCGCATATGCTGAAAAATTTAGTAAAGAACAAATACCTGAGGTTAAATCCCGAAATAGACAGACCAAGCTCTTTAAACATATCCGAGTGCGACAAATACCGCACCCCTATGACTTCAACCTTAAAGGTTAGTTGTTCCGGATCGTCAAAATAACGATCCCGATACACTACGCCTCTCCATCGTGCCGTATCGGGAAAAAAGTACAGCGCGCGCCTCTTTGAAAGCCCGTATTCCTGGGGAATCAGCTTATTGAACCTAACTTTAATGTGTGTGTTGTTCTCTCCTATTGTCAGAGCATATACTTTGCGCTCAAACCGCGTGCGTGGCTCATTGCACTTTATTTGAGTGATAAGGAGAGAACTCCCAGCACCTATTAACGTGTGTGGACTCTTCTGCATCAGAACACCTCCCTCGTCAAATGACTATTGAATTTTACTGACTCTACTTCCTCCTAGCGTAGCGGAAAATACGTGATTGTCAAACACTCTGTGTATAATCACCCCTCAACTTCCACAGCATCGCCGTATTTACCCATTGTCTCCTCGCTCTTTGCATCTCCCCGCCATTACTCCAGTATACTGGAGTAATGGCGGGGAGTCTTACGGCACAATACTTTACGCAACGCCAAAAGCAACTCACGGGATCAAACGTTTCGTATTTC
This genomic stretch from Patescibacteria group bacterium harbors:
- a CDS encoding ribonuclease HI family protein, producing MTKRKIIIYTDGGSRGNPGPAGAGAYITDSEGKKLKGVSKFLGVQTNNFAEYEAVILGLHEIKKMFGKNVKDMDIEVRMDSELVKKQLSGEYQIREESLFPHFIKIWNMQVKDLPKLKFTHVPREKNQDADQLANVAMDGGE